A stretch of the Massilia varians genome encodes the following:
- a CDS encoding nuclear transport factor 2 family protein, with the protein MRRLLPAILACLPLIASASAGPEAVVAALWQASSHAPGVAADADRLQRLFRDDAIVAGGVYRDGEPRFRSMTAADFIADQRRVRPHGFHECEVVREVKEYDRFATVYSIVETRRDPSSAKADYVGVNSIQLYRDEGGWKIVSLYYHVEKPGAPVPYQAPSGGACLS; encoded by the coding sequence ATGCGCCGCCTGCTCCCTGCCATCCTCGCCTGCCTGCCGCTGATCGCTTCCGCCTCGGCGGGCCCCGAGGCCGTGGTCGCGGCGCTGTGGCAAGCCTCGAGTCACGCTCCGGGCGTGGCGGCGGACGCGGACCGGCTGCAGCGCCTGTTCCGCGACGATGCGATCGTCGCCGGCGGCGTCTATCGCGACGGCGAGCCGCGCTTCCGGTCGATGACGGCGGCTGACTTCATCGCCGACCAGCGCCGGGTGCGGCCGCACGGATTCCACGAGTGCGAAGTCGTGCGCGAGGTGAAGGAATACGACCGCTTCGCCACCGTGTACAGCATCGTCGAAACCCGGCGCGACCCCAGCTCCGCCAAAGCCGATTACGTCGGCGTCAACAGCATCCAGCTCTACCGCGATGAGGGCGGCTGGAAGATCGTCTCGCTGTACTACCACGTCGAGAAGCCGGGCGCGCCGGTGCCCTACCAGGCGCCATCGGGCGGCGCCTGCCTCTCCTGA